In Alloyangia pacifica, the following proteins share a genomic window:
- a CDS encoding ABC-F family ATP-binding cassette domain-containing protein has product MAQAPLLQLSDISLTFGGEPVFSGLSLNVQPGDRVALVGRNGSGKSTLMKVMAGQVEPDTGDRIVPPGFSVGYMEQEPDLSGFETLGDYAAEGLGPAEMYKVEAAGEGLGFDPARPVATASGGERRRAALAKLMAQDPDVMLLDEPTNHLDINAIGWLEDELKRTRKAFVLISHDRRFLENLTRATLWIDRGAVRRQEQGFAGFEAWRDKTWAEEDEARHKLDRKIKAEAKWAVEGISARRTRNQGRVRALQALRADRASQIRRQGTAAMELSSGPTSGKKVIEAVGLAKDFGDKQIVKDFSLTVMRGDRVAFVGPNGVGKTTLIRMLMGEIAPDAGSVKLGTNLLPAIFDQTRARLDPEMTLWESLTGDPEMRVSGKADQVLVRGQPKHVVGYLKEFLFDERQARAPVRSLSGGEKARLLLAKIMASESNMLVLDEPTNDLDVETLDLLQDLLGEYDGTVLLISHDRDFLDRVASTTIAMEGDGQAIAYAGGWSDYQAQKAEAEAEAAPKEKPAAKPAKELAAAKPKAAAKGLSFKDKHRLDELPGLIDRLGAEIGKLEGLLADPALFTREPVKFKKATEALSERQEKLAAAEEEWLELAEKAEAAG; this is encoded by the coding sequence ATGGCACAGGCACCCCTTCTCCAGCTCTCCGACATCTCGCTCACCTTCGGCGGCGAGCCGGTCTTTTCCGGCCTCTCGCTCAACGTCCAGCCCGGCGACCGCGTCGCGCTGGTTGGCCGCAACGGCTCGGGCAAATCCACCCTGATGAAGGTCATGGCGGGCCAGGTCGAGCCCGACACCGGCGACCGCATCGTGCCACCGGGCTTCTCGGTGGGCTACATGGAACAGGAGCCGGATCTGTCGGGCTTCGAGACGCTGGGCGACTATGCCGCCGAGGGGCTTGGCCCGGCGGAAATGTACAAGGTCGAGGCGGCGGGCGAAGGGCTCGGCTTCGATCCCGCCCGCCCCGTCGCCACCGCTTCGGGCGGCGAGCGCCGCCGCGCCGCGCTCGCGAAGCTGATGGCGCAGGACCCCGACGTCATGCTTCTCGACGAGCCGACCAACCACCTCGACATCAATGCCATCGGCTGGCTCGAGGACGAGCTGAAGCGCACCCGCAAGGCCTTTGTCCTGATCTCCCACGACCGGCGCTTCCTTGAGAACCTCACGCGCGCGACACTCTGGATCGACCGCGGCGCGGTGCGCCGGCAGGAACAGGGCTTTGCCGGCTTCGAGGCCTGGCGCGACAAGACCTGGGCCGAGGAGGACGAGGCCCGCCACAAGCTCGACCGCAAGATCAAGGCCGAGGCGAAATGGGCGGTCGAGGGCATCTCGGCCCGCCGCACCCGCAACCAGGGCCGGGTGCGCGCGCTCCAGGCGCTGCGCGCCGACCGCGCCTCGCAGATCCGCCGCCAGGGCACCGCGGCGATGGAGCTTTCCTCGGGTCCGACCTCGGGCAAGAAGGTGATCGAGGCAGTGGGGCTGGCCAAGGACTTCGGCGACAAGCAGATCGTCAAGGATTTCTCGCTGACCGTCATGCGCGGCGACCGCGTCGCCTTTGTCGGCCCGAACGGCGTCGGCAAGACCACCCTCATCCGCATGCTGATGGGTGAGATCGCGCCCGACGCGGGCAGCGTCAAGCTCGGCACCAACCTCCTGCCCGCGATCTTCGACCAGACCCGCGCCCGGCTCGATCCCGAGATGACGCTCTGGGAAAGCCTCACCGGCGATCCCGAAATGCGGGTGTCCGGCAAGGCCGACCAGGTGTTGGTGCGTGGCCAGCCGAAACACGTGGTCGGCTACCTCAAAGAGTTCCTCTTCGACGAGCGTCAGGCGCGCGCGCCCGTGCGGTCCCTGTCGGGCGGCGAGAAGGCGCGGCTGCTGCTGGCCAAGATCATGGCCAGCGAAAGCAACATGCTGGTGCTCGACGAGCCGACCAACGATCTCGACGTGGAGACGCTCGATCTCTTGCAGGACCTGCTGGGCGAGTATGATGGCACGGTGCTGCTGATCAGCCACGACCGCGACTTCCTCGACCGGGTGGCCAGCACGACCATCGCCATGGAAGGCGACGGTCAGGCGATTGCCTATGCCGGCGGCTGGAGCGACTACCAGGCACAGAAGGCCGAAGCCGAGGCGGAGGCAGCGCCCAAGGAAAAACCCGCCGCCAAGCCCGCCAAGGAGCTTGCCGCCGCGAAGCCCAAGGCCGCTGCCAAGGGCCTCAGCTTCAAGGACAAGCACCGTCTGGACGAGTTGCCCGGGCTGATCGACCGGCTCGGCGCAGAGATCGGCAAGCTCGAGGGGCTGCTGGCCGATCCCGCGCTCTTCACCCGCGAGCCGGTGAAGTTCAAGAAGGCCACCGAGGCACTCAGCGAGCGGCAAGAGAAGCTCGCCGCGGCCGAGGAGGAATGGCTGGAACTGGCGGAAAAGGCCGAAGCGGCGGGCTGA
- a CDS encoding PqiC family protein, whose product MRLKTTLPILLLPLFAAACGSEPRYRMDSMPPASSVRLAVSTLEVREVSLPAYADASEILLEDATGAMTQIEGALWADDPRRAMTQALAERLGTISGATVASEPWPLEEPAQAAVHVRISEAVANETGYFRLKGQYALSSYDRVIRERVNRFEITVPLQAATPGGIAAAAGSATAQLADRIAADLSR is encoded by the coding sequence ATGCGCCTCAAGACCACCCTTCCGATCCTGCTGCTGCCGCTCTTCGCCGCCGCCTGCGGCTCCGAGCCGCGCTACCGGATGGACAGCATGCCCCCGGCCTCCTCGGTGCGCCTTGCCGTCTCCACGCTGGAGGTGCGCGAGGTCTCGCTGCCGGCCTATGCCGACGCCTCGGAAATCCTGCTCGAGGACGCCACCGGCGCGATGACCCAAATCGAGGGCGCGCTCTGGGCTGACGACCCGCGCCGCGCCATGACGCAGGCGCTCGCCGAGCGTCTCGGCACGATCAGCGGCGCCACCGTCGCCTCGGAGCCCTGGCCGCTGGAAGAGCCGGCGCAGGCGGCGGTACACGTGCGCATCTCCGAGGCGGTGGCCAATGAGACCGGCTATTTCCGTCTCAAGGGGCAATACGCGCTCTCCTCCTACGACCGGGTGATCCGCGAGCGGGTGAACCGTTTCGAAATCACCGTGCCGCTGCAGGCCGCCACGCCGGGCGGCATCGCCGCCGCAGCGGGCAGCGCGACGGCCCAGCTCGCCGACCGCATCGCGGCAGACCTGTCGCGCTGA
- a CDS encoding AbrB family transcriptional regulator, with translation MTLSTLSLRMIFTTGCLLIAGGIGGWLAQHAHLPMPYMLGSLFTSGVAVALFQKRALADYAYPMKFRTLFIGLIGVMIGTQVTPEIFALLPELPLTLSMLVVFVVLAQGGNFLIFHRIGGYDRATAFYAGAPGGLMESLVLGEKAGADLRLLTAQQFLRIILVISILPSALSLWIGHPVGSAAGQSVMPTGPATVAELLLVVLAAIAGLFVASRIKLPAGQITGPLLLSAGLTLSGLVDMHLPFWLIAAAQVVVGSSLGVRFTGMTGAMLRRSLGLSVLSVSWMLAVGGAFALGLAAATQIPFLHLMISYAPGGVTEMSIIALSLAANPALVSLHHVVRILLTVGVMVIAEKRLPLRQPGE, from the coding sequence ATGACCCTCTCCACGCTCTCTCTGCGCATGATCTTCACCACCGGCTGCCTGCTGATCGCTGGCGGGATCGGGGGATGGCTCGCGCAGCATGCCCATCTTCCAATGCCCTACATGCTGGGCTCGCTCTTCACCTCGGGCGTCGCCGTCGCCCTGTTCCAGAAGCGCGCCCTCGCCGACTATGCCTACCCGATGAAGTTCCGCACGCTCTTCATCGGGCTCATCGGGGTGATGATCGGCACGCAGGTGACGCCCGAGATCTTTGCGCTGCTGCCCGAGCTGCCGCTGACCCTGTCGATGCTGGTGGTCTTCGTGGTGCTGGCGCAGGGCGGTAACTTCCTGATCTTCCACCGCATCGGAGGCTATGACCGGGCCACGGCCTTTTACGCCGGCGCGCCGGGAGGTCTGATGGAGAGCCTTGTGCTCGGCGAGAAGGCGGGGGCGGATCTGCGGCTGCTGACGGCGCAGCAGTTCCTGCGCATCATCCTCGTCATCTCGATCCTGCCCTCGGCGCTGTCGCTCTGGATCGGCCACCCGGTGGGCAGCGCCGCGGGACAGAGCGTCATGCCCACGGGGCCGGCCACTGTCGCCGAGCTGCTCTTGGTCGTGCTGGCGGCCATCGCGGGGCTCTTTGTCGCCTCGCGGATCAAGCTGCCGGCGGGGCAGATCACCGGGCCGCTGCTGCTGTCGGCGGGGCTGACCCTGTCGGGTCTGGTGGACATGCATCTGCCGTTCTGGCTGATCGCCGCGGCGCAGGTTGTGGTGGGCAGCTCGCTCGGTGTGCGCTTTACCGGGATGACCGGCGCCATGCTGCGCCGCTCGCTGGGGCTCAGCGTGCTGTCGGTGAGCTGGATGCTGGCGGTGGGCGGGGCCTTTGCGCTGGGGCTGGCCGCGGCGACGCAGATCCCCTTCCTGCACCTGATGATTTCCTACGCGCCCGGGGGCGTGACCGAGATGTCGATCATCGCGCTCTCGCTCGCCGCCAACCCGGCGCTGGTCAGCCTGCACCACGTGGTACGCATCCTGCTGACCGTGGGGGTGATGGTGATCGCCGAGAAACGCCTGCCGCTGCGGCAGCCGGGGGAGTAG
- a CDS encoding DUF294 nucleotidyltransferase-like domain-containing protein, whose protein sequence is MPIEPDDLRRFLTSVHPYDALESDALDVVVPQFLTRSYKPGEEIYAVGAQLEGLYLVHTGQVEIRDENGVAVSLLGPRNSFGERGLMREGLAATTASALDETVLLLLPAYAFRELVAEHAAARRFFDRSRAARPRKSDLAHSRVETLMARAPLTIPPETPAQQAALMMREEAVSSLCVTEGRDLIGIVTIRDISAKVVAGGMDTNIPVSEIMTHAPVTLPPSAIGSDVLHTMVERGIGHVPITDAGQLVGIVTQTDLTRFQAISSAELVAAIARARTPEQMAETTARIPQLLAQLVAGGNRHEVTTRLITDVADTVTRRLLALAEEDLGSAPVPWLWLACGSQGRQEQTGVSDQDNCMILDDSATDRDMEYFTEMAKFVCDGLDKVGYFNCPGEMMATNPRWLQPLSKWRGYFRNWIDKPVPEAQMLASVMFDLRPIGGTKSLFEELQHETLEAASKNSIFVAHMVSNSLKHTPPLGLLRGFATIRSGEHKNTVDLKHNGVVPVVDLARVYALQGRLPEVSTRARLEAAIAAGVVSGTGGQDLLDAYDLIAETRLEHQAGLVKRGEKPDNYLAPSDLSDFERSHLRDAFVVIKSMQSAIGHGRGMLG, encoded by the coding sequence CCTGACCCGCAGCTACAAGCCGGGCGAAGAAATCTACGCCGTCGGCGCGCAGCTCGAGGGGCTCTATCTCGTCCACACCGGGCAGGTGGAGATTCGCGACGAGAACGGCGTCGCCGTCTCCTTGCTGGGGCCGCGCAACTCCTTTGGCGAGCGCGGGCTGATGCGCGAAGGGCTGGCCGCCACCACCGCCAGCGCGCTTGACGAAACAGTGCTGCTGCTGCTGCCCGCGTATGCCTTCCGCGAGCTGGTCGCCGAACATGCCGCCGCCCGCCGCTTCTTTGACCGCTCGCGCGCTGCGCGGCCGCGCAAATCCGACCTCGCGCACAGCCGGGTCGAGACGCTGATGGCCCGCGCCCCGCTCACCATCCCGCCCGAGACCCCGGCCCAGCAGGCTGCGCTGATGATGCGCGAAGAAGCTGTCTCCTCGCTCTGCGTCACCGAGGGGCGCGACCTCATTGGCATCGTCACCATCCGGGACATCTCGGCCAAGGTCGTCGCCGGGGGCATGGACACCAACATCCCCGTGTCCGAGATCATGACCCATGCGCCGGTGACCCTGCCGCCTTCGGCGATCGGCTCGGATGTGCTGCACACGATGGTCGAACGCGGCATTGGCCATGTGCCGATCACCGATGCCGGGCAGCTTGTGGGGATCGTCACCCAGACAGACCTCACCCGCTTCCAGGCGATCAGCTCGGCCGAACTGGTTGCCGCCATCGCCCGCGCCCGCACCCCCGAGCAGATGGCCGAGACCACCGCCCGCATCCCGCAGCTTCTGGCGCAGCTCGTGGCCGGCGGCAACCGCCACGAGGTCACCACCCGGCTGATCACCGACGTCGCCGACACCGTCACCCGGCGCCTTCTGGCGCTGGCCGAGGAGGACCTCGGCTCGGCGCCGGTGCCCTGGCTCTGGCTGGCCTGCGGCTCGCAGGGGCGGCAGGAGCAGACCGGCGTGTCTGACCAGGACAATTGCATGATCCTCGACGACAGCGCCACAGACCGGGACATGGAATACTTCACCGAGATGGCGAAGTTCGTCTGTGATGGCCTTGATAAGGTTGGGTATTTCAATTGCCCCGGTGAGATGATGGCAACCAACCCGCGCTGGCTGCAGCCGCTGTCGAAGTGGCGCGGCTACTTCCGGAACTGGATCGACAAGCCGGTTCCCGAGGCGCAGATGCTGGCGTCGGTCATGTTCGACCTGCGGCCCATCGGGGGCACCAAGTCGCTCTTCGAAGAGCTGCAACACGAAACGCTCGAAGCGGCCTCCAAGAACTCGATCTTCGTCGCCCACATGGTCTCCAATTCGCTAAAGCACACCCCGCCGCTGGGGCTTCTGCGAGGCTTTGCCACGATCCGCTCGGGCGAGCACAAGAACACCGTCGATCTCAAGCACAACGGGGTGGTGCCGGTGGTCGATCTCGCGCGGGTCTACGCCCTGCAGGGGCGCCTGCCCGAGGTCAGCACCCGCGCCCGGCTCGAAGCGGCCATCGCCGCCGGTGTCGTCTCGGGCACCGGCGGGCAGGATTTGCTCGATGCTTATGACCTGATTGCCGAAACCCGGCTTGAGCACCAGGCGGGTCTGGTCAAGCGCGGCGAAAAGCCCGACAACTATCTGGCGCCATCCGACCTGTCGGACTTCGAGCGCAGCCACCTGCGCGACGCCTTCGTGGTGATCAAGTCGATGCAATCGGCGATCGGCCACGGGCGCGGCATGCTGGGCTAA
- a CDS encoding 3'-5' exonuclease, with protein sequence MTQLSLRLRVFLFFVLIAVGGAGITALALWLGYGRALDTTPANGFFFAGVLAVFGIVALSAGVWLLFDENIAKPVERIAADMRVRAHAGVAKQVDLEGARYLGDLAHAAEAVSAKLSETALASAQLVAEETAQLAADKERLTALLTEIPVATIMVSPKGRIVLYDGQAAEVLSQIHVPRLNAPVTDYFLAAGVEAAVRELHRTGREVTLTLRSVDEAQSYHGRMKPLDAGGYLLIIEDAETRIAPQAERPMVFDFSLLTAPAPAAIEETPLRALTYVVFDTETTGLLPHKDEVVQIGAVRVVSGKIVPGEQMDLLVDPGIPIPHSSTRVHRVTDAMVHGQPGIAEAGRRFHHFARGAVIVAHNAPFDMAFLRRHQSRMGVEWTNPILDTVLLSAVLFGASQTHTLDALCERLGVTIPPALRHTALGDARATAEVLVRMLPMLEAQGMTTFGEVLAQTRQHGQLLEDLN encoded by the coding sequence ATGACCCAGCTGAGCCTGCGCCTGCGCGTGTTCCTCTTCTTCGTCCTGATTGCGGTCGGCGGCGCGGGGATCACGGCGCTGGCGCTTTGGCTCGGCTACGGGCGCGCGCTCGACACCACCCCGGCGAACGGCTTTTTCTTCGCCGGCGTCCTCGCTGTCTTCGGCATCGTGGCACTCAGCGCCGGGGTCTGGCTGCTCTTCGACGAGAACATCGCCAAGCCGGTGGAGCGCATCGCCGCCGATATGCGGGTGCGCGCCCATGCGGGCGTGGCCAAGCAGGTCGACCTTGAGGGCGCACGTTACCTCGGTGATCTGGCGCATGCCGCCGAGGCGGTCTCGGCGAAGCTGTCGGAAACCGCTCTGGCCTCGGCGCAGCTGGTGGCCGAAGAAACGGCGCAATTGGCCGCCGACAAGGAACGGCTGACCGCCCTGCTCACCGAGATCCCCGTGGCCACGATCATGGTCAGCCCCAAGGGCCGCATCGTGCTCTATGACGGTCAGGCTGCCGAGGTGCTGAGCCAGATCCACGTGCCGCGGCTCAATGCGCCGGTGACCGATTATTTCCTTGCCGCCGGGGTCGAGGCAGCGGTGCGTGAGCTGCACCGCACCGGCCGCGAGGTCACGCTCACCCTGCGCTCCGTCGACGAAGCGCAAAGCTACCATGGCCGGATGAAGCCGCTCGACGCGGGCGGCTACCTGCTGATCATCGAAGACGCCGAGACGCGGATTGCGCCGCAGGCCGAGCGCCCCATGGTCTTTGACTTCTCGCTGCTCACCGCCCCCGCGCCCGCCGCGATCGAGGAGACGCCGCTGCGCGCGCTGACTTATGTGGTCTTCGACACCGAGACGACCGGGCTTCTGCCGCACAAGGACGAGGTCGTGCAGATCGGCGCGGTGCGCGTGGTGAGCGGCAAGATCGTGCCCGGCGAGCAGATGGATTTGCTGGTCGACCCCGGCATTCCGATCCCCCACTCCTCGACAAGGGTGCACCGGGTGACCGACGCCATGGTGCACGGCCAGCCGGGCATCGCCGAGGCCGGTCGGCGCTTTCACCACTTCGCCCGCGGCGCGGTGATCGTGGCGCATAACGCGCCCTTCGACATGGCCTTCCTACGCCGCCACCAGTCGCGCATGGGCGTCGAGTGGACGAACCCGATCCTCGACACCGTACTGCTCTCGGCGGTGCTCTTCGGGGCGAGCCAGACGCACACGCTCGACGCGCTGTGCGAGAGGCTCGGCGTGACCATCCCGCCCGCCCTGCGGCACACCGCGCTCGGCGACGCGCGGGCCACCGCCGAGGTGCTGGTCAGGATGCTGCCGATGCTCGAAGCGCAGGGGATGACCACTTTCGGCGAGGTTCTGGCGCAGACGCGGCAGCACGGGCAACTTCTGGAAGACCTGAACTGA